One Paraburkholderia agricolaris DNA segment encodes these proteins:
- a CDS encoding sugar dehydrogenase complex small subunit, producing the protein MTRRRWLQGALALTAAGLAGSLTLKALADDSAAPPIDAFMTLSQSLTARSALDRDVGTRLLAALQKSTPDLVLQLPKLAGALAAGSADAAQQALALKIMEAWYLGTVDNQVVTYEQALMYDVVSDTLIIRSYCPNKPGFWAAKPIERQA; encoded by the coding sequence ATGACGCGCCGCCGCTGGCTGCAAGGCGCGCTCGCGTTGACGGCCGCCGGCCTGGCCGGCTCGCTCACGCTCAAGGCGCTGGCCGACGACTCGGCCGCACCGCCGATCGACGCCTTCATGACGCTGTCGCAATCGTTGACGGCCAGGTCGGCTCTCGATCGCGATGTCGGCACGCGCCTGCTGGCTGCGTTGCAGAAGTCCACACCCGATCTTGTGCTGCAGTTGCCGAAGCTGGCCGGCGCGCTCGCCGCCGGTTCCGCCGACGCCGCGCAACAGGCGCTCGCGCTGAAGATCATGGAAGCCTGGTATCTCGGCACGGTCGACAATCAGGTTGTCACCTATGAACAGGCGCTGATGTACGACGTGGTGTCCGACACGCTGATTATTCGTTCGTACTGTCCCAACAAGCCCGGTTTCTGGGCCGCCAAACCCATCGAAAGGCAAGCCTGA
- a CDS encoding GMC family oxidoreductase, translating into MADAQNQAEQADIVVVGSGVAGAIVAHQMALAGKSVILLEAGPRMPRWEIVERFRNQFDKSDNSAPYPSSAWAPHPEYGPPNNYLILKGEHKFNSQYIRAVGGTTWHWAASAWRFMPNDFRMKTTYGVGRDWPMDYEELEPYYQRAEEELGVWGPTDEELGSPRSQPYPMAPLPLSYNEQTIKSKLNAFDSGYHVVTEPVARNSRPYDGRPTCCGNNNCMPICPIGAMYNGIVHVEKAEQAGAKLIVNAVVYKLEVGADKRIIAALYKDPQGNEHRVEGKYFVLAANGIETPKIMLMSTSHDFPNGVGNSSDMVGRNLMDHPGTGITFYADEKLWPGRGPQEMTSLIGFRDGPFRANEAAKKIHLSNLSRIDQEAQKIFRQGKLIKPAELDAQIRDRSARFVEFDCFHEILPQPQNRIVPSKTEVDAIGIPRPEITYAIDDYVKRGAVHTKEVYTNAAKVLGGTEIEYQDEFAPNNHITGATIMGSDPRDSVVDKHCRTFDHPNLFISSSATMPTVGTVNVTLTIAALALRMADQLKKEV; encoded by the coding sequence ATGGCCGATGCACAAAACCAGGCTGAACAAGCCGATATCGTCGTAGTCGGGTCGGGCGTTGCGGGCGCGATCGTCGCGCATCAGATGGCGTTGGCCGGCAAGTCCGTGATCCTGCTCGAAGCAGGGCCGCGCATGCCGCGCTGGGAGATCGTCGAGCGCTTTCGCAATCAGTTCGACAAGTCGGACAACTCCGCGCCGTATCCGTCCAGCGCGTGGGCGCCGCATCCGGAATACGGCCCGCCGAACAACTATCTGATCCTGAAGGGCGAGCACAAATTCAACTCGCAGTACATCCGTGCGGTGGGCGGCACGACATGGCACTGGGCCGCGTCCGCGTGGCGCTTCATGCCGAACGATTTCCGCATGAAGACCACCTATGGCGTGGGCCGCGACTGGCCGATGGACTACGAGGAACTGGAGCCGTATTACCAGCGTGCCGAAGAAGAACTCGGTGTGTGGGGTCCAACCGACGAAGAACTCGGTTCGCCGCGCAGCCAGCCGTATCCGATGGCGCCGCTGCCGCTCTCGTATAACGAGCAGACCATCAAGAGCAAGCTCAACGCATTCGACTCGGGTTATCACGTCGTGACCGAACCGGTTGCGCGTAACAGCCGTCCGTACGACGGGCGCCCAACCTGTTGCGGCAATAACAACTGCATGCCGATCTGCCCGATCGGCGCGATGTACAACGGCATCGTGCACGTCGAAAAAGCGGAGCAGGCCGGCGCGAAGCTGATCGTCAACGCGGTCGTCTACAAGCTCGAAGTGGGTGCGGACAAGCGCATCATCGCCGCGCTGTATAAAGATCCGCAAGGCAACGAGCATCGCGTGGAAGGCAAGTATTTCGTGCTGGCTGCGAACGGTATCGAAACGCCGAAGATCATGCTGATGTCCACCAGCCACGATTTCCCGAACGGCGTGGGCAATAGCTCCGACATGGTGGGCCGCAATCTGATGGACCATCCGGGCACGGGCATTACGTTCTACGCGGACGAAAAACTCTGGCCAGGCCGTGGTCCGCAGGAAATGACCTCGCTGATCGGCTTTCGCGACGGCCCGTTCCGCGCGAACGAGGCCGCCAAGAAGATCCACCTGTCGAACCTGTCACGCATCGACCAGGAAGCGCAGAAGATTTTCAGGCAGGGCAAACTGATCAAGCCGGCTGAACTGGACGCGCAGATTCGCGACCGTTCGGCGCGCTTTGTCGAGTTCGACTGCTTCCACGAGATCCTCCCGCAGCCGCAAAACCGCATCGTGCCGAGCAAAACGGAGGTCGACGCGATCGGCATTCCGCGCCCCGAGATCACGTACGCGATCGACGACTACGTGAAACGCGGCGCCGTCCATACGAAAGAGGTCTACACGAACGCGGCGAAAGTGCTGGGCGGCACGGAGATCGAGTATCAGGACGAATTCGCGCCGAACAACCACATTACCGGCGCGACGATCATGGGCAGCGACCCGCGCGACTCGGTGGTCGACAAACATTGCCGGACCTTCGATCACCCGAACCTGTTTATTTCGAGCAGCGCGACGATGCCGACCGTGGGCACCGTCAACGTGACGCTGACCATTGCCGCGCTGGCACTGCGCATGGCCGACCAGTTGAAGAAGGAAGTTTGA